In Pseudomonas sp. GCEP-101, one DNA window encodes the following:
- a CDS encoding CheR family methyltransferase — translation MSEEIPAAEGLKLKVQPSHLNFPVIGIGASAGGLAALLRLFENMPNDNGMAFVVVMHLSPHHESSAHEILQKVTKMKVRQISEPTPIERNCVYLISPAMQLTMNDGYLRVTELNPAQPRHIAIDIFMRTLADAHAEHAVAIVLSGSGSDGSAGLSRVKEQGGVTIAQAPDDAEYDEMPRSAIATGQVDFILPVGDMPQKLIDLWQTMRTMQLPADAEVATPFRSIDDPEQSRAAETALKDILTLLRTRSGHDFKHYKRATVLRRIERRMQVNRLGDLPAYRAFLQNTPEEARHLLADMLIGVTNFFRDREAFEALEREIIPRVFDMPESADTPVRVWSAGCSSGEEAYSLAILLAEYVEYRESDRQFQVFATDIDEHAIAIGRSGAYPEAILTDITPQRLRQYVTKEQTGYRVKKEIRERVLFAMHNLLRDPPFSKLHLISCRNLLIYLDREVQADILQMFHFALAPGGYLFLGSAESADVCLELFTPVDKKNRIYRARPGAVMGRPASPLPLIALADTPQASSERPAERRRISFADLHQRVLEQYAPPSVVVNHESSIVHMSDRAGRYLRYIGGEPSHHLLSLVHPSLRLELRTALFQAFQTGKSVEARRVKHERDGATAYINMVIRPFRDQDADFALVIFDEVEESMATDSPSHQQTVKDSVLSQLESELQRNKEQLQATIEQAETSTEELKASNEELQAINEELRSTTEELETSKEELQSINEELITVNQELKTKVEETGKINDDLQNLIASTDIATVFVGRDMRIKSYTPRATAIFSIIGSDTGRSLLDITHRLEYPDLAHDATASFETLRTIEREVASKDGRRYLARMLPYRTTDNVIDGAVLTFIDITERRLAEDKARDSEERLRLAVESTQDFIIVTLDREGRITGWNKGAERAYGYREQEIVGHSLDVLFTEEDQHAGAPREELRVASQVGRAETDRWQLRKDGSSFFCSGVTTALPHGFAKMGRDVTSRKRAETEQESRLQQNQAKVRLRDEFFAMMSHELKHPLNLIQLNADLIARLSAVRSHAVAARAIEGIQSSVRSQARIIDDLLDLSRVNTGKLKLNLAPVILQNVIEDVVGALGSEAHDKDLLIDLQLPPRGSDPLVAEADPVRVEQIVWNLLSNAVKFTPSHGNIQVSLDQDDGMLRIRVRDDGQGIAVEDLPRIFELFGQTEQQPHLPKSGLGIGLALVRELVEAQQGRIEATSAGRGQGALFSVWLPQYRQLDLPVDTVQESTGPLAGARLLLVDDSPDIRLILQQLLEMEGATVATAEDGPAALRWLEAQTCDLILSDIGMPGMDGHELMRRVRQLPGHAGTPAVALTGYGSAADAEQARAAGYNAHVSKPVTLDTLQRIARELGVSGAMQE, via the coding sequence ATGAGTGAAGAGATTCCCGCCGCCGAAGGACTGAAGCTGAAGGTGCAGCCCAGCCACCTCAACTTCCCCGTGATCGGCATCGGTGCCTCGGCGGGCGGACTGGCGGCCTTGCTGCGGTTGTTCGAGAACATGCCCAACGACAACGGCATGGCCTTCGTCGTGGTGATGCACCTTTCACCGCACCACGAGAGCAGCGCCCACGAGATCCTGCAGAAAGTCACCAAGATGAAGGTGCGGCAGATCAGCGAGCCGACCCCCATCGAGCGCAACTGCGTCTACCTGATTTCGCCGGCGATGCAGCTGACCATGAACGATGGCTACCTGCGCGTGACCGAACTCAACCCCGCCCAGCCGCGCCACATCGCCATCGACATCTTCATGCGGACCCTGGCCGACGCCCATGCCGAGCACGCCGTGGCCATCGTCCTCAGCGGCAGTGGCAGCGACGGCTCGGCCGGGCTGTCGCGGGTCAAGGAGCAGGGTGGGGTGACCATCGCCCAGGCTCCGGACGATGCCGAATACGACGAGATGCCCCGCAGCGCCATCGCCACCGGGCAGGTGGATTTCATCCTGCCGGTGGGCGACATGCCGCAGAAGCTCATCGACCTATGGCAGACCATGCGCACCATGCAGTTGCCGGCCGATGCCGAGGTGGCGACGCCGTTCCGCTCCATCGACGACCCGGAACAGTCGCGTGCCGCGGAAACCGCGTTGAAGGACATTCTCACGCTGCTGCGCACCCGCAGCGGCCACGACTTCAAGCATTACAAGCGCGCCACCGTCCTGCGCCGCATCGAGCGGCGCATGCAGGTCAACCGCCTGGGCGACCTGCCGGCGTACCGCGCCTTCCTGCAGAACACGCCGGAGGAAGCCCGCCACCTGCTGGCCGACATGCTCATCGGCGTGACCAATTTCTTCCGCGACCGCGAAGCCTTCGAAGCGCTGGAACGGGAGATCATCCCGCGCGTGTTCGACATGCCCGAATCCGCCGATACGCCGGTGCGGGTGTGGAGCGCCGGCTGCTCGTCGGGTGAGGAAGCCTATTCGCTGGCGATCCTGCTGGCCGAGTACGTCGAGTACCGCGAGAGCGACCGGCAGTTCCAGGTGTTCGCCACCGACATCGACGAGCACGCCATCGCTATCGGCCGCAGCGGCGCGTACCCGGAGGCGATCCTCACCGACATCACCCCGCAGCGCCTGCGCCAGTACGTGACCAAGGAGCAGACCGGCTACCGGGTGAAGAAGGAAATCCGCGAGCGTGTGCTGTTCGCCATGCACAACCTGCTTCGCGACCCGCCGTTCTCCAAGCTGCACCTGATCAGCTGCCGCAACCTGCTGATCTACCTCGACCGTGAAGTGCAGGCCGACATCCTGCAGATGTTCCACTTTGCCCTGGCGCCGGGCGGCTACCTGTTCCTGGGCAGCGCCGAGTCGGCCGACGTCTGTCTGGAACTGTTCACCCCGGTGGACAAGAAGAATCGCATCTACCGCGCCAGGCCCGGCGCGGTAATGGGCCGGCCGGCATCGCCGTTGCCGCTCATCGCCCTGGCGGATACGCCACAGGCCAGCAGCGAGCGGCCGGCCGAACGCCGGCGCATCTCCTTCGCCGACCTGCACCAGCGGGTGCTGGAGCAATACGCGCCGCCCAGCGTGGTGGTGAACCATGAATCCAGCATCGTGCACATGTCCGACCGGGCCGGGCGCTACCTGCGCTACATCGGCGGCGAGCCCTCGCACCATCTGTTGTCGCTGGTCCATCCGTCGCTGCGCCTGGAGCTGCGTACCGCGCTGTTCCAGGCCTTCCAGACCGGCAAGAGCGTCGAGGCGCGACGGGTCAAGCACGAACGTGACGGTGCCACGGCCTACATCAACATGGTCATCCGGCCGTTCCGCGACCAGGACGCCGACTTCGCCCTGGTGATCTTCGACGAGGTCGAAGAGAGCATGGCCACCGACAGCCCCAGCCACCAGCAGACCGTCAAGGACAGCGTGTTGTCGCAGCTGGAGAGCGAGCTGCAGCGCAACAAGGAGCAGCTGCAGGCGACCATCGAGCAGGCGGAAACCTCCACCGAGGAGCTCAAGGCCTCCAACGAGGAATTGCAGGCGATCAACGAGGAGCTGCGTTCCACCACCGAGGAGCTGGAGACCAGCAAGGAAGAGTTGCAGTCGATCAACGAAGAGCTGATCACGGTCAACCAGGAGCTCAAGACCAAGGTCGAGGAAACCGGCAAGATCAACGACGACCTGCAGAACCTGATCGCCTCCACGGACATCGCCACGGTGTTCGTCGGCCGCGACATGCGCATCAAGTCCTACACGCCGCGCGCCACGGCGATCTTCAGCATCATCGGCAGCGACACCGGGCGCTCGCTGCTGGACATCACCCACCGACTGGAGTACCCGGACCTCGCCCACGACGCCACGGCGAGCTTCGAAACGCTGCGCACCATCGAGCGCGAGGTCGCCAGCAAGGATGGCCGGCGCTACCTGGCGCGCATGCTGCCGTACCGCACCACCGACAATGTCATCGATGGCGCGGTGCTGACCTTCATCGACATCACCGAGCGGCGCCTCGCCGAAGACAAGGCACGCGACAGCGAAGAGCGTTTGCGCCTGGCGGTGGAGAGCACCCAGGACTTCATCATCGTCACCCTCGACCGCGAGGGGCGCATCACCGGCTGGAACAAGGGCGCCGAGCGCGCCTATGGATACCGCGAGCAGGAGATCGTCGGCCACAGCCTGGACGTCCTCTTCACCGAGGAGGACCAGCACGCCGGCGCGCCCCGTGAAGAGCTGCGCGTGGCCAGCCAGGTGGGCCGCGCGGAAACCGACCGCTGGCAACTGCGCAAGGATGGCAGCAGCTTTTTCTGCAGTGGCGTGACCACCGCGCTGCCGCACGGCTTCGCCAAGATGGGTCGCGACGTGACCAGCCGCAAGCGCGCCGAAACCGAGCAGGAAAGCCGCCTGCAGCAGAACCAGGCGAAGGTGCGCCTGCGCGACGAGTTCTTCGCCATGATGTCCCACGAGCTCAAGCACCCGCTGAACCTCATCCAGCTCAATGCCGACCTCATTGCGCGGCTGTCGGCGGTGCGTTCCCACGCGGTCGCGGCGCGCGCCATCGAGGGTATCCAGAGCTCGGTGCGCAGCCAGGCGCGGATCATCGACGACCTGCTCGACCTGTCGCGGGTCAATACCGGCAAGCTCAAGCTCAACCTGGCTCCGGTGATCCTGCAGAACGTCATCGAGGATGTGGTCGGCGCGCTGGGCTCCGAGGCCCACGACAAGGACCTGCTGATCGACCTGCAACTGCCGCCGCGCGGCAGCGATCCGCTGGTGGCGGAGGCCGATCCGGTGCGGGTCGAGCAGATCGTCTGGAACCTGCTGAGCAACGCGGTGAAGTTCACCCCGTCCCACGGCAATATCCAGGTCAGCCTGGACCAGGACGACGGCATGTTGCGCATCCGCGTGCGCGACGATGGCCAGGGCATCGCGGTGGAAGACCTGCCGCGGATCTTCGAGCTGTTCGGCCAGACCGAGCAGCAGCCGCACCTGCCCAAGTCAGGCCTGGGCATTGGCCTGGCGCTGGTGCGCGAGCTGGTGGAGGCGCAGCAGGGGCGCATCGAGGCGACCTCGGCCGGCAGGGGGCAGGGCGCGCTGTTCAGCGTTTGGCTGCCGCAGTATCGCCAGCTCGACCTGCCGGTGGATACCGTGCAGGAGTCCACCGGCCCGCTCGCCGGCGCCCGCCTGTTGCTGGTGGATGACTCGCCGGATATCCGCCTGATCCTCCAGCAACTGCTGGAAATGGAAGGCGCCACGGTCGCCACCGCCGAAGACGGCCCCGCCGCCTTGCGCTGGCTGGAGGCGCAGACCTGCGACCTGATCCTGTCGGACATCGGCATGCCGGGCATGGACGGACACGAGCTGATGCGGCGCGTGCGCCAGTTGCCCGGCCATGCCGGCACGCCGGCGGTGGCGCTCACCGGCTACGGCTCGGCGGCGGATGCCGAACAGGCGCGCGCGGCGGGCTACAACGCCCACGTCAGCAAGCCGGTGACGCTCGATACCCTGCAGCGGATCGCCCGCGAGCTGGGTGTCAGCGGCGCCATGCAGGAGTAG
- the ssuD gene encoding FMNH2-dependent alkanesulfonate monooxygenase yields MSLDIFWFLPTSGDTRYLGHSSSGRPATNHYMRQIAVAADQLGYDGLLIPTGSSCLDPWVTAASLVPVTQRIKLLVALRTSLGNPTASARQAATLDQASNGRLLLNVVPGGDSTELEADGVFLSHDERYAASDEFLTIWRRLLSGETVDHDGEHLKVNGAQNFFPPVQKPYPPLYFGGSSPAAHELAAKHVDAYLTWGEPPAAVAEKIADVRERAARQGRTVRFGVRLHVIVRETNEKAWAAADELISHLDDATIAAAQSNYAKMDSVGQQRMAALHGGDRNKLEVAPNLWAGVGLVRGGAGTALVGDAETVAARLLEYAALGVDSFVLSGYPHLEEAYRFAELVFPLLPGKGRVTVDGVLTGGAFDVRAGRDKDAAA; encoded by the coding sequence ATGAGTCTCGATATTTTCTGGTTCCTGCCGACTTCCGGCGACACCCGCTACCTGGGCCACTCCAGCAGCGGCCGCCCCGCGACCAACCACTACATGCGGCAGATTGCCGTGGCCGCCGACCAGCTCGGTTACGACGGCCTGCTGATTCCCACCGGCAGCAGCTGCCTCGACCCCTGGGTGACCGCCGCCAGCCTGGTGCCGGTCACCCAGCGCATCAAGCTACTGGTGGCGCTGCGCACCTCGCTGGGCAACCCCACCGCCTCGGCGCGCCAGGCTGCCACGCTGGACCAGGCGAGCAACGGCCGCCTGCTGCTCAACGTGGTGCCCGGGGGCGACAGCACCGAACTGGAGGCTGACGGCGTCTTCCTCAGCCATGACGAGCGTTACGCGGCGTCCGACGAGTTCCTGACCATCTGGCGCCGCCTACTGTCCGGCGAGACCGTCGACCATGACGGCGAGCATCTGAAGGTCAACGGCGCGCAGAACTTCTTCCCGCCGGTGCAGAAGCCCTACCCGCCGCTGTACTTCGGCGGCTCCTCCCCCGCCGCGCACGAACTGGCGGCCAAGCACGTGGACGCCTACCTGACCTGGGGCGAGCCGCCCGCGGCGGTGGCCGAGAAGATCGCCGACGTGCGCGAACGCGCCGCGCGCCAGGGCCGCACGGTGCGTTTCGGCGTGCGCCTGCACGTCATCGTCCGGGAAACCAACGAGAAGGCCTGGGCCGCCGCCGACGAGCTGATCAGCCACCTGGACGACGCCACCATCGCCGCCGCGCAGAGCAACTACGCGAAGATGGATTCGGTCGGCCAGCAACGCATGGCCGCGCTGCATGGCGGGGATCGCAACAAGCTGGAAGTGGCGCCGAACCTGTGGGCCGGCGTGGGCCTGGTGCGCGGCGGCGCCGGCACGGCACTGGTCGGCGACGCGGAAACCGTGGCCGCGCGGCTGCTGGAATATGCCGCGCTGGGCGTCGACAGCTTCGTACTGTCGGGCTATCCGCACCTGGAGGAAGCCTATCGCTTCGCCGAACTGGTGTTCCCCCTGCTGCCCGGCAAGGGCCGCGTGACGGTGGACGGCGTGCTCACCGGGGGTGCCTTCGACGTGCGCGCCGGGCGCGACAAGGACGCCGCCGCCTGA
- the epsC gene encoding serine O-acetyltransferase EpsC yields MNDAKRLNEHGPVNWQLAQIVEDLRSARNDWRTRSGRHPEQGGRELPSRQSVEEVVERLASALFPMRLGPNDLREESEDFFVGHTLDAALNALLVQARLELRYSARQRGDVVDDRIDEHAVVLVRDFARALPEMRRLLDADVLAAYQGDPAARSVDEVLLCYPGVVAIIHHRLAHHLYNAGLPLLARIISELAHSATGIDIHPGAQIGSSFFIDHGTGVVIGETAIIGKQVRIYQAVTLGAKRFTSDETGQLHKGEPRHPIVEDDVVIYAGATILGRVTIGKGSTIGGNVWLTRSVPPGSQVSQASLQHDESRCGKD; encoded by the coding sequence ATGAATGATGCCAAGCGACTGAACGAACATGGCCCGGTGAACTGGCAACTGGCGCAGATCGTCGAGGACCTGCGCAGCGCCCGCAACGACTGGCGCACCCGCAGCGGCCGGCATCCGGAGCAGGGCGGTCGCGAACTGCCGTCGCGCCAGTCCGTCGAGGAAGTGGTGGAGCGCCTGGCGAGTGCGCTGTTCCCGATGCGCCTGGGGCCGAACGATCTGCGCGAGGAGAGCGAGGACTTCTTCGTCGGCCACACCCTGGATGCCGCGCTGAATGCGCTGCTGGTGCAAGCCCGCCTGGAGTTGCGCTACAGCGCGCGGCAGCGTGGCGATGTGGTGGACGACCGCATCGATGAGCACGCCGTGGTGCTGGTGCGCGACTTCGCCCGCGCGCTGCCGGAAATGCGCCGCCTGCTGGATGCCGACGTGCTGGCCGCCTACCAGGGCGACCCGGCGGCGCGCAGCGTGGACGAAGTGCTGCTGTGCTACCCGGGTGTAGTGGCGATCATCCATCACCGCCTCGCGCACCACCTGTACAACGCCGGCCTGCCGCTGCTGGCGAGGATCATCTCGGAACTGGCGCATTCGGCCACCGGCATCGACATCCACCCCGGCGCGCAGATCGGCAGCAGTTTCTTCATTGACCACGGCACCGGCGTGGTGATCGGCGAAACCGCGATCATCGGCAAGCAGGTGCGCATCTACCAGGCCGTGACCCTGGGGGCGAAACGCTTCACGTCCGATGAAACCGGCCAGTTGCACAAGGGCGAGCCGCGCCACCCCATCGTCGAGGACGACGTGGTGATCTACGCCGGGGCGACCATTCTCGGTCGCGTCACCATCGGCAAGGGTTCGACCATCGGCGGCAACGTCTGGCTGACCCGTAGCGTGCCGCCTGGCAGCCAGGTGAGCCAGGCCAGCCTGCAGCACGACGAGAGCCGCTGCGGCAAGGACTGA
- the dapA gene encoding 4-hydroxy-tetrahydrodipicolinate synthase produces MSNFRGIWVALVTPFRDGAVDFPALQGLVAHLLEQGVTGLVVCGTTGEAAALSHDEQLEVLDAVLQWVPAHQVIMGLAGNNQRELLGLLEAIQRRPVAGVLVPAPYYIRPSQAGLEAFFRSVADAARVPVVLYDIPYRTGVRIERETLRRIVRHPNIRAIKDCAGDVETTLALIADGQVEVLTGEDLQIFANLCLGGAGAISASSHVRADLYVQLFRQMEEGDITAARRTFYRLLPWMQAAFAEANPAPVKGALALQGLIANELREPMQACTPATLERLERVLADLAD; encoded by the coding sequence ATGTCGAATTTTCGTGGGATCTGGGTGGCGCTGGTCACTCCCTTTCGTGATGGCGCGGTCGATTTCCCGGCCCTGCAGGGGCTGGTCGCCCATCTGCTGGAGCAGGGTGTCACCGGCCTGGTGGTGTGCGGCACCACGGGCGAGGCCGCAGCGCTCAGCCATGACGAGCAGCTCGAGGTCCTCGACGCCGTGCTGCAATGGGTGCCGGCGCACCAGGTGATCATGGGCCTGGCGGGCAACAACCAGCGCGAACTGCTGGGCTTGCTGGAGGCGATCCAGCGCCGCCCGGTGGCCGGCGTGCTGGTGCCGGCGCCGTATTACATCCGCCCCTCGCAAGCCGGCCTGGAAGCCTTCTTCCGCAGCGTGGCCGACGCCGCCCGCGTGCCGGTGGTGCTCTACGACATTCCCTACCGCACCGGCGTGCGCATCGAGCGCGAGACGCTGCGCCGTATCGTGCGCCATCCGAACATCCGGGCGATCAAGGATTGCGCCGGCGACGTGGAGACCACCCTCGCGCTGATCGCCGACGGCCAGGTAGAGGTGCTCACCGGGGAGGACCTGCAGATCTTCGCCAACCTCTGCCTGGGCGGGGCCGGGGCGATCTCGGCGTCCTCCCATGTGCGCGCGGATCTCTATGTGCAACTGTTCCGGCAGATGGAGGAGGGCGACATCACCGCCGCGCGGCGCACCTTCTATCGGTTGCTGCCCTGGATGCAGGCGGCCTTTGCCGAAGCGAACCCCGCACCGGTGAAAGGTGCACTGGCCCTGCAGGGGCTGATCGCCAACGAGTTGCGCGAGCCGATGCAGGCATGCACGCCGGCGACACTGGAGCGCCTCGAACGCGTGCTGGCGGATCTGGCCGACTAG
- a CDS encoding autotransporter family protein, producing the protein MTSSYQRQGMQRTCVRAPQLSAITLALAAAHLPQLAQAGVYTASSESELIAAVNAANADADPSSTINLTASFSISGVTLLSTKSITIDTQGFVLTNTSTVPINSTYTFEGTFTGAQNASGGANGLSVGNGQFVNNGTVTGGDGTVANTGGGTGVGVSVRATLTNNSTITGGSNIGFNATNSGLGAGVSMSNASNLVNTASGVVTGGASNGGVAGTGVYMGVSTGNSIVNQGTIRGGTGLNGGTGGRGVRFTLGTNTLQNSGVIEGGNGAAAIYVDRPNGSLSIVNSGSIHAGAGYANAIEFTTGAALSELELQAGSDIRGNVVASALSTADVFRLGGSTDALFDVSSIGSSAQYRNFDLFQKTGSSTWALMGDSTVTAAWNVQQGTLQLGNGGTSGTLAGDVVVDSGAIFAFNRSDLFTFNQQISGAGGVAQNGTGTTRLTGAYTYTGPTTINLGTLAIDGSITSPVTVNSLGTLSGNGTVFGNLTNAGVVTPGGGSGVLTIDGDYIGNGGVVAINTVLGDDSSATGRLIITGDTSGTGTIRVTNLGGLGAPTVEGIKLIDVQGLSNGLFTLAGNYTYQGQPAVVAGAYAYRLYQNGVTASSDGGWYLRSSLDAPVTPPVTPPVTPPVTPPVTPPVTPPVTPPVTPPVTPPVTPPVTPPVEPPVTTPIEPPVTPPAGPLLAPSVPLYESYASVLQRFNELGTLQQRVGNRYWQPDAQLQADVRQGQPAIGRGAWVRVEGSDAEIDPSSSTSSANYDVHLWKFEAGFDAPVYESDAGTLVVGPTVHYGTANSGVSSRFGDGSIDVTGYGFGGTATWYGNDGTYVDGQAALSWYDSDLRSSQLGRKLENGNRGNGIAAGVEVGHRVTLDDTWSVTPQAQLTWSQVRFDSFTDDFGAKVSHDNGDSLVSRLGVSLDRETRWVSRNGKTSRSHLYGITNLYYDFANGTSADVADLHVKNEEQALWGGLGIGASLNWDDDRSLLFGELLGRTSLQDFGDSHSIGAKVGVQVQW; encoded by the coding sequence ATGACGTCCTCCTATCAGCGCCAAGGAATGCAGCGCACCTGCGTGCGTGCGCCCCAACTCTCCGCCATCACGCTGGCCCTCGCGGCGGCCCACCTACCCCAGCTTGCCCAGGCGGGGGTCTATACCGCCTCCAGCGAGAGCGAACTCATTGCAGCGGTGAACGCAGCCAATGCGGACGCAGACCCCAGCTCCACGATCAACCTGACCGCCAGCTTCTCCATCAGCGGCGTGACCCTGCTCTCGACCAAGTCCATCACCATCGACACGCAGGGCTTCGTGCTGACCAACACCAGCACCGTGCCGATCAACTCGACCTACACCTTCGAAGGGACGTTCACCGGGGCGCAGAATGCCAGTGGCGGCGCGAATGGCTTGAGCGTCGGCAACGGTCAGTTCGTCAACAACGGCACGGTCACCGGCGGTGACGGCACCGTGGCCAACACCGGCGGGGGGACCGGGGTCGGTGTTTCGGTCCGCGCGACGCTGACCAACAACAGCACGATCACCGGCGGCAGCAACATCGGCTTCAATGCCACCAACAGCGGCCTGGGGGCGGGCGTGTCGATGTCGAACGCCTCCAACCTGGTGAACACCGCCAGCGGTGTCGTCACCGGCGGTGCCAGCAATGGCGGGGTGGCCGGCACGGGTGTGTACATGGGTGTGTCGACGGGCAACAGCATCGTCAACCAGGGCACCATCCGTGGCGGCACCGGTCTGAACGGCGGCACTGGCGGTCGCGGCGTGCGCTTCACCCTTGGCACCAACACCCTGCAGAACAGCGGGGTGATCGAGGGCGGCAATGGTGCCGCGGCCATCTATGTGGACCGCCCCAACGGCAGCCTCAGCATCGTCAACTCTGGCTCCATCCATGCCGGGGCCGGCTACGCCAATGCCATCGAGTTCACTACCGGCGCCGCGCTTTCCGAGCTGGAACTCCAGGCCGGCTCGGACATCCGCGGCAACGTGGTCGCCAGCGCGCTCAGTACCGCCGATGTGTTCCGACTGGGCGGCAGCACCGATGCGCTGTTCGACGTCTCGTCCATCGGCAGCAGCGCGCAGTACCGCAACTTCGACCTCTTCCAGAAAACCGGCAGCAGCACCTGGGCACTGATGGGCGACAGCACCGTCACCGCGGCCTGGAACGTACAGCAGGGCACGCTGCAGCTGGGCAACGGCGGCACCAGTGGCACGCTCGCCGGCGATGTGGTGGTCGACAGCGGTGCGATCTTCGCCTTCAATCGCAGCGACCTGTTCACCTTCAACCAGCAGATCAGCGGGGCGGGTGGCGTTGCGCAGAATGGCACCGGTACCACCCGGCTGACGGGTGCCTATACCTATACCGGCCCGACCACCATCAACCTCGGCACCCTGGCCATCGATGGCTCGATCACCAGCCCGGTGACGGTGAACAGCCTCGGCACCCTGTCCGGCAACGGCACCGTGTTCGGCAACCTCACCAACGCCGGCGTGGTGACGCCGGGCGGCGGCTCCGGCGTGCTGACCATCGACGGCGACTACATCGGCAACGGCGGCGTGGTGGCCATCAATACCGTGCTGGGCGACGACAGCTCGGCCACCGGCCGCCTCATCATCACCGGCGATACCTCGGGCACCGGCACCATCCGGGTCACCAACCTTGGCGGCCTCGGCGCGCCGACGGTGGAAGGCATCAAGCTGATCGATGTGCAGGGCCTGTCCAATGGCCTGTTCACCCTGGCCGGCAACTACACCTACCAGGGGCAGCCCGCCGTGGTGGCGGGGGCCTATGCCTATCGCCTGTACCAGAACGGCGTGACGGCTTCCAGCGATGGCGGCTGGTACCTGCGTTCCTCGCTGGATGCGCCGGTCACCCCGCCAGTCACCCCGCCGGTGACGCCCCCGGTCACGCCTCCCGTGACTCCTCCGGTCACGCCCCCCGTGACGCCTCCCGTCACGCCTCCGGTGACTCCTCCGGTCACCCCTCCGGTCACGCCACCCGTCGAGCCGCCGGTGACGACGCCCATAGAACCGCCCGTGACGCCGCCTGCCGGCCCGCTGCTGGCGCCGAGCGTTCCCCTGTACGAGAGCTACGCCAGCGTGCTGCAGCGCTTCAACGAACTGGGCACGCTGCAACAGCGCGTCGGCAACCGTTACTGGCAGCCCGATGCGCAATTGCAGGCCGACGTCCGCCAGGGCCAGCCGGCCATCGGTCGCGGCGCCTGGGTTCGGGTGGAGGGCTCGGATGCCGAGATCGACCCGTCGTCGAGCACCAGCAGCGCCAACTACGACGTGCACCTGTGGAAGTTCGAAGCCGGCTTCGATGCGCCCGTCTACGAGAGTGATGCCGGTACCCTGGTGGTCGGCCCCACCGTGCACTACGGCACCGCCAACTCCGGCGTGTCCTCGCGCTTCGGCGACGGCTCCATCGACGTCACCGGCTACGGCTTCGGCGGCACGGCCACCTGGTACGGCAACGACGGCACCTACGTGGACGGCCAGGCGGCGCTGAGCTGGTACGACAGCGACCTGCGCTCCTCGCAACTGGGCCGGAAGCTGGAAAATGGCAACCGCGGCAATGGCATCGCCGCGGGTGTCGAGGTCGGCCATCGCGTGACGCTGGACGACACCTGGTCGGTCACCCCGCAGGCACAGCTGACCTGGTCGCAGGTGCGCTTCGATTCGTTCACCGACGATTTCGGCGCGAAAGTCTCCCACGACAACGGCGACAGCCTGGTGTCGCGCCTGGGCGTTTCCCTGGACCGCGAAACCCGGTGGGTTTCCCGTAACGGCAAGACCAGCCGCTCGCACCTCTACGGCATCACCAACCTGTACTACGACTTCGCCAACGGCACCTCGGCTGACGTCGCAGACCTGCACGTGAAGAACGAGGAGCAGGCGTTGTGGGGCGGCCTGGGCATCGGCGCCTCGCTGAACTGGGACGACGATCGTTCCCTGCTGTTCGGTGAGCTGCTCGGCCGCACCAGCCTGCAGGACTTCGGCGACAGCCATTCGATCGGCGCCAAGGTCGGCGTGCAGGTGCAATGGTAG